The following are encoded in a window of Halorarum salinum genomic DNA:
- a CDS encoding tripartite tricarboxylate transporter permease translates to MVTPILLQDAVASLFEGINIALTPSILGWMLLGLTAGMVLGALPGIGSPVAMAIALPLTIPLPPEAAIILLVAIYSGAMYGGSVAAILLNAPGTESAAATTLDGYPMAKDGLAKNALAIATTSSALNGFLGAIILVILSPLLIEVVLAFGSPEYFLLAVLGISLITIVTDGSIVKGLVSGAFGLMISTIGVAIFSPTPRFSFGSLALYEGINFVAALIGMFAFAEMMKLAAQKTITDEAVELGGSIRAGIREVFKYPKSMVKALLIGIGIGMVPGSGATTSTFVAYAEEARSRIGGRFGEGDPRGIIAPEGANNPTVSGSLVPTLSFGIPGSGSTAVLLGGILMHGLQPGPVLFDEQLSFTYAIFVSLFLGNFAILAVGYTVIPYASRITDLDTNVIIPMVVVLSFAGAYTLADNWVDVLAVLVLGVYGFYMVRYNYSVIAFVLGIVLGPIAEENLFRSLSISGGSWSIFVNRPLSLMIVIAIFVVLFGPFLGPYVRQTIDRVGS, encoded by the coding sequence ATGGTCACGCCGATACTGCTCCAGGACGCGGTCGCGTCGCTGTTCGAGGGGATCAACATCGCGCTCACCCCCTCGATCCTCGGCTGGATGCTGCTCGGCCTGACCGCGGGGATGGTGCTCGGGGCGCTGCCGGGCATCGGCTCCCCGGTCGCGATGGCCATCGCGCTCCCGCTCACCATCCCGCTGCCGCCCGAGGCGGCGATCATCCTGCTCGTCGCCATCTACAGCGGGGCGATGTACGGGGGGAGCGTCGCCGCCATCCTGCTCAACGCGCCCGGGACGGAGTCGGCCGCGGCGACGACGCTCGACGGCTACCCGATGGCGAAGGACGGCCTGGCGAAGAACGCGCTCGCCATCGCCACGACGTCCTCGGCGCTCAACGGCTTCCTCGGGGCGATCATCCTCGTCATCCTCTCGCCGCTGCTGATCGAGGTGGTGCTCGCGTTCGGCTCGCCGGAGTACTTCCTCCTCGCGGTGCTCGGCATCTCGCTCATCACCATCGTCACCGACGGGTCGATCGTCAAGGGTCTCGTGTCGGGGGCGTTCGGGCTGATGATTTCCACCATCGGCGTCGCCATCTTCAGCCCCACGCCGCGGTTCTCCTTCGGCAGCCTCGCGCTGTACGAGGGGATCAACTTCGTCGCGGCGCTCATCGGCATGTTCGCGTTCGCCGAGATGATGAAGCTCGCAGCCCAGAAGACGATCACCGACGAGGCGGTCGAACTCGGCGGGAGCATCCGCGCCGGCATCAGGGAGGTGTTCAAGTACCCGAAGTCGATGGTGAAGGCGCTGCTCATCGGCATCGGCATCGGGATGGTCCCCGGGTCGGGCGCGACGACGTCCACGTTCGTCGCGTACGCCGAGGAGGCCCGCTCGCGGATCGGGGGCCGCTTCGGGGAGGGTGACCCACGGGGGATCATCGCCCCGGAGGGCGCGAACAACCCGACGGTGAGCGGGTCGCTCGTCCCGACGCTCTCGTTCGGCATCCCCGGGAGCGGGTCGACGGCGGTCCTCCTCGGCGGCATCCTCATGCACGGGCTCCAGCCGGGGCCGGTGCTGTTCGACGAACAGCTCTCGTTCACGTACGCGATCTTCGTCTCGCTGTTCCTCGGCAACTTCGCCATCCTCGCGGTCGGGTACACGGTCATCCCGTACGCGAGCCGCATCACCGACCTCGACACGAACGTCATCATCCCGATGGTCGTCGTCCTCTCGTTCGCCGGCGCGTACACGCTGGCGGACAACTGGGTCGACGTCCTCGCGGTGCTCGTGCTCGGGGTCTACGGCTTCTACATGGTGCGCTACAACTACTCGGTCATCGCGTTCGTGCTCGGCATCGTGCTCGGGCCGATCGCCGAGGAGAACCTGTTCAGATCCCTGAGCATCTCCGGCGGCTCGTGGAGCATCTTCGTCAACCGGCCGCTCTCGCTGATGATCGTCATCGCCATCTTCGTCGTGCTGTTCGGCCCGTTCCTCGGGCCGTACGTCCGGCAGACGATCGACAGGGTCGGGTCGTAG
- a CDS encoding tripartite tricarboxylate transporter TctB family protein, whose translation MTVRSRVANITPEHVMLVSLMVLGTVFYVIPDLEDYSRNASIFPQYTGAIVVVGAALLLVGSYLPGPIRSFVVEEVSITSGETTKEFMDEKEKRTEEVEEKEDVRRETLGTDYGFHVNDTVVMMVLSTLYLAAGYAAGMLYVTPLFVVAYTQWFKVRWWLSLLLAALATAIIYLFIEYLLIPFDQGQYVFTQGLL comes from the coding sequence ATGACAGTAAGGAGCAGGGTAGCAAACATCACGCCGGAGCACGTGATGCTGGTTTCCCTGATGGTGCTGGGGACGGTCTTCTACGTCATCCCGGACCTGGAGGACTACTCGCGCAACGCGTCGATCTTCCCGCAGTACACGGGAGCGATCGTGGTCGTCGGCGCCGCGTTGCTGCTGGTCGGGTCGTACCTCCCCGGGCCGATCCGGAGCTTCGTCGTCGAGGAGGTGAGCATCACCTCGGGGGAGACCACGAAGGAGTTCATGGACGAGAAGGAGAAGCGGACCGAGGAGGTGGAGGAGAAGGAGGACGTCCGCCGCGAGACGCTCGGAACCGACTACGGGTTCCACGTGAACGACACCGTGGTGATGATGGTCCTCTCCACGCTCTATCTCGCCGCCGGGTACGCCGCCGGCATGCTGTACGTCACGCCGCTGTTCGTCGTCGCGTACACGCAGTGGTTCAAGGTCCGGTGGTGGCTGAGTCTCCTCCTCGCGGCGCTCGCGACCGCCATCATCTACCTCTTCATCGAGTACCTGCTCATCCCGTTCGATCAGGGGCAGTACGTCTTCACGCAGGGGTTGCTGTAG
- a CDS encoding substrate-binding domain-containing protein: protein MEEPHRDTAESSTETPPASRRRFLKLTGAGSVAALAGCSEGGNGGGNGGGNGDGNGGGNGGGNGDGNGGGNGGGNGDGNGGADVWQPEQTVRYIVPYDEGGGTDVYARGIQEQLIDAAGQQIQIDNVPGAGGLNGFGQLMTAEPDGHTILGSATPLEVAPQLLEDPGFDQRDSRGIGVFGQSAWCLVVNSQYEDEVQTFDDVIQKYNSGEWQNIGVQSPGSSQDVIVLLAKYELEEYDWQWEQRVTYTGTGPISQAVASNEVPAGIGTDAGTQSVVDGGNIYPVVSFVSDGTDVYPDIDSVTDLGYPEIDFVGGLSRGMYAPPETDDEIIQGWTTALEEAVNDDRTSQWTEETGNPTFYEGPEAANARIDDAFAAYDEFNIIELVEQNSE, encoded by the coding sequence ATGGAAGAACCACACCGAGACACGGCAGAATCGAGCACCGAGACCCCCCCGGCCAGCAGGCGTCGGTTCCTGAAGCTGACGGGTGCCGGATCCGTCGCGGCGCTGGCCGGCTGTTCCGAGGGCGGGAACGGCGGCGGAAACGGCGGCGGGAACGGCGACGGCAACGGCGGTGGAAACGGCGGCGGGAACGGCGACGGCAACGGCGGTGGAAACGGCGGCGGGAACGGCGACGGCAACGGCGGCGCCGACGTCTGGCAACCGGAACAGACCGTCCGGTACATCGTCCCCTACGACGAGGGTGGCGGCACGGACGTGTACGCCCGCGGTATCCAGGAACAACTCATCGACGCGGCCGGTCAGCAGATCCAGATCGACAACGTCCCCGGCGCCGGCGGGCTGAACGGGTTCGGCCAGCTGATGACGGCCGAGCCCGACGGCCACACCATCCTCGGGAGCGCGACGCCGCTGGAGGTGGCGCCACAGCTCCTCGAGGACCCCGGGTTCGACCAGCGGGACTCCAGGGGGATCGGCGTGTTCGGCCAGTCGGCCTGGTGTCTCGTCGTGAACAGCCAGTACGAGGACGAGGTCCAGACGTTCGACGACGTCATCCAGAAGTACAACTCGGGCGAGTGGCAGAACATCGGCGTCCAGTCGCCGGGGAGCTCACAGGACGTCATCGTCCTGCTCGCCAAGTACGAGCTCGAGGAGTACGATTGGCAGTGGGAACAGCGCGTCACCTACACCGGAACCGGCCCCATCTCCCAGGCGGTGGCCAGCAACGAGGTGCCGGCCGGCATCGGGACGGACGCGGGCACCCAGTCGGTCGTCGACGGGGGGAACATCTACCCGGTCGTCTCCTTCGTGAGCGACGGGACCGACGTCTACCCCGACATCGACTCGGTGACCGACCTCGGCTACCCGGAGATCGACTTCGTCGGCGGCCTCAGCCGTGGGATGTACGCCCCGCCGGAGACCGACGACGAGATCATCCAGGGCTGGACGACCGCGCTGGAGGAGGCGGTGAACGACGACCGGACCTCCCAGTGGACCGAGGAGACGGGGAACCCGACGTTCTACGAGGGGCCCGAGGCGGCCAACGCCCGGATCGACGACGCCTTCGCCGCCTACGACGAGTTCAACATCATCGAACTCGTCGAGCAGAACTCCGAGTAA
- a CDS encoding thiamine pyrophosphate-requiring protein, producing MDVTTAIAQSLKEEGVEYLFGFPSNPLFDTGAAEEVGIRTIITRQERTAAHMADAVGRMTSGEGIAAFACQHGPGTENSFGAIAQAYGESAPLVAIPAGYDRAKTDVDPKFNSLVNYQHVSKTCEQLTDPDAVGETMRRAFNAARNGRPRPAVVEVPKDVFYEDVPDFEYERPSVSRPGPDPSGVDEVADVLLEADRPVIFAGQGVHYAKGWDALRELAETLEAPVATSLNGKSAFPETHPLSLGAGSKSEPGQLAHFLREADVLFGVGCSFTSTAYGITVPEDNAIVHSTLDSTDVNKDVHADHALVGDARLTLEALVDAVGERLDGGSRGRFDDVAAEIEEVRDAWLDEWRPKLTSDETPINPYRVVHELTEVVDAEDAIITHDAGNPRDFLAPFWESTEPLSYIGWGKTTQLGYGLGLAMGAKLVHPEKLCINLWGDGAIGMTGLDFETAAREDIPILSIHLNNYEMAAYDTPFSGDFADVATALGGYGERVEDPDEVAPALERAIAETEEGTPALLEVITAKETELSRPDLDG from the coding sequence ATGGACGTCACTACTGCGATCGCACAATCGCTGAAGGAGGAAGGTGTAGAGTACCTGTTCGGGTTCCCGAGCAACCCGCTGTTCGACACGGGGGCCGCCGAGGAGGTCGGCATCCGGACGATCATCACCCGTCAGGAGCGGACGGCCGCACACATGGCCGACGCCGTCGGCCGGATGACGTCGGGCGAGGGGATCGCCGCGTTCGCCTGCCAGCACGGGCCCGGGACGGAGAACTCGTTCGGCGCGATCGCCCAGGCGTACGGCGAGTCCGCGCCGCTCGTGGCGATCCCGGCGGGCTACGACCGGGCGAAGACGGACGTCGACCCGAAGTTCAACTCGCTCGTCAACTACCAGCACGTGAGCAAGACGTGCGAACAGCTCACGGATCCCGACGCCGTCGGGGAGACCATGCGACGTGCGTTCAACGCGGCGCGGAACGGCCGTCCCCGGCCGGCCGTCGTGGAGGTCCCGAAGGACGTCTTCTACGAGGACGTGCCCGACTTCGAGTACGAGCGGCCCTCCGTGAGTCGGCCCGGTCCCGACCCGTCGGGGGTCGACGAAGTCGCCGACGTGCTGCTGGAGGCCGACCGGCCGGTGATCTTCGCGGGGCAGGGCGTCCACTACGCGAAGGGCTGGGACGCGCTCCGCGAGCTGGCGGAGACGCTCGAGGCGCCGGTCGCCACGAGCCTCAACGGCAAGAGCGCGTTCCCCGAGACGCATCCGCTGTCGCTCGGCGCCGGGAGCAAGAGCGAGCCCGGCCAGCTCGCGCACTTCCTCCGCGAGGCGGACGTCCTCTTCGGCGTCGGCTGTAGCTTCACCTCGACCGCGTACGGCATCACGGTGCCCGAGGACAACGCCATCGTCCACTCGACGCTCGACTCCACGGACGTCAACAAGGACGTCCACGCGGACCACGCGCTCGTCGGCGACGCCCGGCTGACCCTCGAGGCGCTGGTCGACGCGGTCGGCGAACGGCTCGACGGCGGATCGCGCGGCCGGTTCGACGACGTCGCCGCCGAGATCGAGGAGGTCCGCGATGCGTGGCTCGACGAGTGGCGGCCGAAGCTCACCTCCGACGAGACGCCGATCAACCCGTACCGCGTGGTCCACGAGCTGACCGAGGTCGTCGACGCCGAGGACGCGATCATCACCCACGACGCCGGGAACCCGCGCGACTTCCTCGCGCCGTTCTGGGAGTCGACCGAGCCGCTGTCGTACATCGGCTGGGGGAAGACGACCCAGCTCGGGTACGGGCTGGGGCTCGCCATGGGCGCGAAGCTGGTCCACCCGGAGAAGCTCTGTATCAACCTCTGGGGCGACGGCGCGATCGGGATGACGGGGCTCGACTTCGAGACCGCCGCGAGGGAGGACATCCCCATCCTGTCGATCCACCTGAACAACTACGAGATGGCGGCGTACGACACGCCGTTCTCGGGCGACTTCGCCGACGTGGCGACGGCGCTGGGCGGGTACGGCGAGCGCGTCGAGGACCCGGACGAGGTCGCGCCCGCGCTGGAGCGTGCGATCGCGGAGACGGAGGAGGGGACGCCCGCCCTGCTCGAGGTCATCACGGCGAAGGAGACGGAGCTGTCCCGGCCGGACCTCGACGGCTAA
- a CDS encoding thiolase C-terminal domain-containing protein, translating into MTPFAGRHDRSLRSLLEDAAERALADAALAPSAVDSIHVGNMAAEAFTGRSGLGNSLAGSIGAMGASARRIENTSASGASAFLDGVAAVESGRAETALVVGGERMSAADTATATEIISRITHDREYRHGVTLPSFAGLAADRYLREYDATREDLARVAVKNHANAAANPYAQFTDPVEVDDVLSSPPIATPLRLYDCCPTGDGAAAVVIAADGRDGDAVEVAACRSAVGTHAVADRADPLLIESVRRAGERAYEGAGIGPDRVDVACIHDAFTILEWLEMEELGLAPAGEAWRLTREGRTAVGGDLPVNPGGGLKARGHPLGATGVSQLVELVWQLRGEAPAERSVEDPEYGLAVNVAGFGNNSVCTILRGRP; encoded by the coding sequence ATGACTCCGTTCGCCGGCCGACACGACCGATCACTCCGGTCGCTCCTGGAGGACGCGGCGGAGCGAGCGCTCGCCGACGCCGCGCTCGCCCCGTCGGCGGTCGACTCGATACACGTCGGGAACATGGCGGCGGAGGCGTTCACCGGCCGCTCCGGTCTCGGGAACTCCCTGGCCGGCAGCATCGGCGCGATGGGCGCCTCGGCGCGCCGGATCGAGAACACCAGCGCCAGCGGCGCGAGCGCGTTCCTCGACGGCGTCGCCGCGGTCGAGTCGGGGCGCGCCGAGACGGCGCTGGTCGTCGGCGGCGAGCGGATGTCGGCGGCCGACACGGCGACCGCGACCGAGATCATCAGCCGCATCACCCACGACAGGGAGTACCGGCACGGCGTCACCCTCCCCTCGTTCGCGGGGCTCGCGGCCGACCGGTACCTGCGGGAGTACGACGCGACCCGCGAGGACCTCGCGCGCGTCGCGGTGAAGAACCACGCCAACGCCGCCGCCAACCCCTACGCGCAGTTCACCGACCCGGTCGAGGTCGACGACGTGCTCTCGTCCCCGCCGATCGCGACGCCCCTCCGGCTGTACGACTGCTGCCCGACGGGCGACGGCGCGGCCGCCGTCGTGATCGCGGCCGACGGGCGGGACGGCGACGCGGTCGAGGTGGCCGCCTGCCGGAGCGCCGTCGGCACCCACGCGGTCGCGGACCGGGCCGACCCGTTGCTGATCGAGAGCGTGCGGCGCGCGGGCGAACGGGCGTACGAGGGCGCCGGAATCGGCCCCGACCGCGTCGACGTCGCCTGCATCCACGACGCGTTCACGATCCTCGAGTGGCTCGAGATGGAGGAGCTGGGGCTGGCCCCCGCCGGCGAGGCCTGGCGGCTCACCCGGGAGGGCCGTACGGCGGTCGGCGGCGACCTCCCGGTCAACCCCGGCGGCGGTCTCAAGGCCCGGGGGCACCCGCTCGGAGCCACCGGCGTCTCGCAGCTGGTGGAGTTGGTCTGGCAGCTACGCGGGGAAGCGCCAGCCGAGCGGTCCGTCGAGGACCCGGAGTACGGGCTCGCCGTCAACGTCGCCGGGTTCGGAAACAACAGCGTGTGCACGATCCTGCGGGGGCGGCCGTGA
- a CDS encoding Zn-ribbon domain-containing OB-fold protein: MTVAFECDDCGRRTFYAKRRCPDCGGDAWGEVDPGTGELLATTTVHVTPDGVREPNDIGLAAFPGGANVVAQLGADLAVGDAVRLAGDHELRRGEDGALRGGRLVAADSR; this comes from the coding sequence GTGACGGTCGCGTTCGAGTGTGACGACTGCGGCCGCCGGACCTTTTACGCGAAGCGGCGGTGTCCCGACTGCGGGGGCGACGCGTGGGGGGAGGTCGACCCCGGAACCGGGGAGCTCCTCGCGACGACGACGGTCCACGTCACGCCGGACGGCGTCCGCGAGCCGAACGACATCGGGCTGGCCGCGTTTCCGGGCGGCGCGAACGTCGTCGCGCAGCTGGGGGCGGACCTCGCGGTCGGCGACGCAGTACGGCTGGCGGGCGACCACGAACTCCGGAGGGGCGAGGACGGCGCGCTCCGCGGCGGGCGACTCGTCGCCGCCGACTCCCGCTGA
- a CDS encoding cupin domain-containing protein, whose amino-acid sequence MSDGWKRVLPDELEHNEEKPGRRWQLSPELGIDAFNLNVAVLDPGERLSQNHFHYHPNQAELVYVASGRCRVEVADDGFVAEPDTVVRFDAGPDGVHLVHNPFEEPCRVVAVGWPPDGRYPVERVATLEELKAERE is encoded by the coding sequence ATGTCCGACGGCTGGAAGCGCGTTCTCCCGGACGAACTGGAGCACAACGAGGAGAAACCCGGACGGCGGTGGCAGCTGTCGCCGGAGCTGGGGATCGACGCGTTCAACCTCAACGTCGCCGTCCTCGACCCCGGGGAGCGGCTCTCGCAGAACCACTTCCACTACCACCCGAACCAGGCGGAACTCGTCTACGTCGCCTCCGGACGCTGTCGCGTGGAGGTGGCCGACGACGGGTTCGTCGCCGAGCCCGACACCGTCGTCAGGTTCGACGCCGGCCCGGACGGAGTCCACCTCGTCCACAACCCGTTCGAGGAGCCGTGTCGCGTCGTCGCGGTCGGCTGGCCGCCGGACGGGCGCTACCCCGTCGAACGGGTGGCGACGCTCGAGGAACTGAAGGCCGAACGGGAGTGA
- a CDS encoding VOC family protein, with protein sequence MTVSGIDHLVLTVADVERTIAFYTEAIGGTAETFAGGRRAVSFGDAKLNLHPADDVYSPHASRPEPGTADFCLVVDEPIASVRERLRESDVEVVHGPVEKAGARGRMESVYVTDPDGNLVELARYGE encoded by the coding sequence ATGACCGTCAGCGGGATCGACCACCTCGTGTTGACCGTCGCGGACGTCGAGCGAACGATCGCCTTCTACACGGAGGCCATCGGCGGGACCGCGGAGACGTTCGCCGGCGGGCGTCGGGCCGTCTCGTTCGGCGACGCGAAGCTCAACCTCCACCCGGCGGACGACGTCTACTCGCCCCACGCCAGCCGTCCCGAGCCCGGGACCGCCGACTTCTGTCTCGTCGTGGACGAACCGATCGCGTCCGTGCGCGAACGGCTCCGGGAATCGGACGTCGAGGTCGTCCACGGCCCGGTCGAGAAGGCGGGCGCACGCGGGCGGATGGAGTCCGTGTACGTCACCGACCCGGACGGCAACCTCGTCGAACTCGCCCGGTACGGGGAGTGA
- a CDS encoding CaiB/BaiF CoA transferase family protein — protein MNTSGQRERSRLLEDVTVVDLTTFVTGGFATLMLANQGAEVVKVERPGVGDDSRYSGPPFVDVEGYDGPGRAAAPEGESPYFWTVNYGKRSVELNLKNDAGLEALYDLVAEADVFVENFRPGTAERLGVDYDTLRGRRDDLVYCSISAFGETGPWSERPGYDLLVQGMSGIMSVTGYPDNPPTKVGLPQTDLITAMWAAFGITNALYNRERTGEGERVELGMLDATLPWLTKQAGKAFVGEETGRMGTKDPVLAPYQMYPTADGYLNVACGNQRLWEGFCEAIDREDLTEDDRFRTNADRVSHMDELEAELTAELAERTTDEWVDLLADEHGLPVGPVYEVDEALESEQVDARGVVGSIDHPAAGEIPVIEHPLNYERAGSGFDEAPPMLGEDTVDVLLALGYDEERIAELEAEGAIPPAGE, from the coding sequence ATGAATACCAGCGGCCAGCGCGAGCGGTCGCGCCTGCTCGAGGACGTCACCGTGGTCGATCTCACGACGTTCGTCACCGGCGGGTTCGCCACCCTGATGCTGGCGAACCAGGGGGCGGAGGTAGTGAAGGTGGAACGGCCCGGCGTGGGCGACGACTCCCGGTACTCCGGCCCGCCGTTCGTCGACGTCGAGGGGTACGACGGGCCGGGGCGGGCGGCCGCGCCGGAGGGGGAGTCGCCGTACTTCTGGACGGTGAACTACGGGAAGCGGAGCGTCGAACTGAACCTCAAGAACGACGCCGGTCTCGAGGCGCTGTACGACCTCGTCGCCGAGGCGGACGTGTTCGTCGAGAACTTCCGGCCGGGGACCGCCGAGCGACTCGGGGTGGACTACGACACGCTCCGCGGACGCAGGGACGACCTCGTCTACTGTTCCATCTCCGCGTTCGGCGAGACCGGCCCGTGGAGCGAGCGACCCGGCTACGACCTCCTCGTGCAGGGGATGAGCGGCATCATGAGCGTGACGGGCTACCCCGACAACCCGCCGACCAAGGTCGGCCTCCCCCAGACCGACCTCATCACGGCGATGTGGGCGGCGTTCGGCATCACGAACGCGCTGTACAACCGGGAACGGACCGGCGAGGGCGAGCGGGTGGAGCTCGGGATGCTCGACGCGACGCTCCCCTGGCTCACGAAGCAGGCCGGGAAGGCGTTCGTCGGCGAGGAGACGGGGCGGATGGGGACGAAGGACCCCGTGCTGGCGCCCTACCAGATGTACCCGACGGCGGACGGCTACCTCAACGTCGCCTGCGGGAACCAGCGGCTGTGGGAGGGGTTCTGCGAGGCGATCGATCGGGAGGACCTCACCGAGGACGACCGCTTCCGAACCAACGCCGACCGCGTGAGCCACATGGACGAACTCGAGGCGGAACTGACCGCCGAACTCGCGGAGCGGACGACCGACGAGTGGGTCGACCTCCTGGCCGACGAACACGGCCTCCCCGTCGGCCCGGTGTACGAGGTCGACGAGGCGCTGGAGAGCGAACAGGTGGACGCCCGGGGGGTGGTCGGCTCGATCGACCATCCGGCGGCCGGAGAGATCCCGGTCATCGAACACCCGCTCAACTACGAACGGGCCGGGTCCGGCTTCGACGAGGCGCCCCCGATGCTCGGCGAGGACACGGTCGACGTCCTCCTCGCGCTCGGCTACGACGAGGAGCGCATCGCCGAACTCGAGGCGGAGGGGGCCATCCCCCCGGCGGGGGAGTAG
- a CDS encoding AAA family ATPase, with protein sequence MDVSDASAACSDVLSALRGAIIAEDAFFEEILLGLLSGGHVLIEDVPGTGKTLTARSFATALGLSFSRVQFTPDLLPSDVTGTNVFDEGAGEFEFSEGPVFANVVLADEINRAPPKTQAALLEAMEEEQVTVDGETYDLPSPFFLIATQNPVEQEGNFPLPEAQLDRFNVKTSMGYPELDGEVELLRRRAGRVERDPSVERVLDEERVVGVREAPESVRVDDDLLEYMAAVSGATREDRRVSVGVSPRGTQRLFEAARSAAVLSDREFVTPDDVKRIAQPALAHRLVLTPDARVDDVAKGDVLADVLDRVEVPTVRSAGA encoded by the coding sequence ATGGACGTATCCGACGCGAGCGCGGCCTGTTCGGACGTGCTCTCCGCCCTCCGCGGCGCCATCATCGCCGAAGACGCCTTCTTCGAGGAGATCCTCCTCGGACTCCTCTCCGGGGGCCACGTGCTCATCGAGGACGTTCCCGGCACGGGGAAGACGCTCACCGCGCGGTCGTTCGCCACCGCGCTGGGGCTCTCGTTCTCCCGCGTCCAGTTCACGCCGGACCTCCTCCCGTCGGACGTCACGGGGACGAACGTGTTCGACGAGGGCGCCGGCGAGTTCGAGTTCAGCGAGGGGCCGGTGTTCGCGAACGTCGTGCTCGCCGACGAGATCAACCGCGCCCCGCCGAAGACGCAGGCGGCGCTGCTGGAGGCGATGGAGGAGGAGCAGGTGACCGTCGACGGCGAGACGTACGACCTCCCGTCGCCGTTCTTCCTCATCGCGACCCAGAACCCCGTCGAACAGGAGGGGAACTTCCCGCTGCCCGAGGCACAGCTGGACCGCTTCAACGTGAAGACCTCGATGGGCTACCCGGAACTCGACGGCGAGGTCGAACTGCTCCGCCGCCGCGCCGGCCGGGTCGAGCGCGACCCCTCCGTCGAGCGGGTGCTCGACGAGGAGCGCGTCGTCGGCGTCCGGGAGGCGCCCGAGTCGGTGCGCGTGGACGACGACCTGCTGGAGTACATGGCCGCGGTCAGCGGGGCGACCCGGGAGGACCGGCGGGTCTCGGTCGGCGTCTCGCCGCGGGGCACCCAGCGGCTGTTCGAGGCCGCCCGCTCGGCGGCGGTGCTCTCGGACCGCGAGTTCGTCACGCCCGACGACGTGAAGCGCATCGCCCAGCCGGCGCTGGCCCACCGCCTGGTGCTCACGCCGGACGCGCGGGTCGACGACGTCGCGAAGGGCGACGTGCTCGCGGACGTCCTCGACCGGGTCGAGGTGCCCACCGTCCGGAGCGCCGGGGCCTGA